The proteins below are encoded in one region of Paraburkholderia phenazinium:
- a CDS encoding chloride channel protein, producing the protein MSTRPIPSEPAADHRSPFAVLVSVTLLTGVGAGLGGMSLALLLHWIQHVAFGYSLEHVISNESFLSGVSGAAPERRVLVMVVCGLVAGLGWWALYRYGRPLVSIKKAVKSEDPRMPVVSTVIHAVLQIVTVALGSPLGREVAPREIGSVWAGWLSHRAGLTVAESRIMVACGAGAGLAAVYNVPLGGAVFVLEVLLGTFGWAALVPALATSSIAAVVAWIGLGDEHQYSVPQLLLSTPLVVWSALCGPIFGLAAWGFTQLTTRARAHAPKDWRLPVLALINFAIIGVLAIEFPQLLGNGKGPAGLSFNSELTIGLAAVLLVLKVAITAGSLRAGAEGGLLTPGLANGALLAIVLGGIWNMIWPGTSSGAFAIVGAGAFLAASMQMPLTAVVLILEFTRVSHDFLVPILLAVAGSVSTFKLLATVWAARNVPAAASAKPAGAVMARSAGEG; encoded by the coding sequence ATGTCCACCAGACCGATCCCCTCCGAGCCTGCGGCTGATCACCGAAGCCCGTTCGCCGTGCTTGTCAGCGTGACCTTGCTCACCGGCGTCGGCGCAGGTCTCGGCGGCATGTCGCTGGCGCTGTTGCTGCACTGGATCCAGCACGTTGCGTTTGGCTACAGCCTCGAGCACGTCATCAGCAACGAGAGCTTCCTGAGCGGCGTGAGCGGCGCGGCGCCCGAACGGCGAGTGCTGGTGATGGTCGTCTGCGGCCTTGTCGCCGGTCTCGGCTGGTGGGCGCTGTATCGCTACGGGCGTCCGCTCGTCAGCATCAAGAAGGCGGTCAAATCGGAAGATCCGCGTATGCCTGTCGTCAGCACGGTGATTCATGCCGTGCTGCAGATCGTGACGGTCGCGCTGGGCTCGCCGCTTGGCCGCGAGGTGGCGCCACGCGAGATCGGCTCGGTGTGGGCCGGCTGGCTGTCGCATCGCGCGGGGCTGACGGTTGCCGAAAGCCGCATCATGGTGGCGTGCGGGGCCGGGGCGGGGCTGGCTGCCGTCTATAACGTACCGTTAGGCGGCGCGGTGTTCGTGCTCGAAGTGTTGCTGGGCACGTTCGGCTGGGCCGCGTTGGTGCCGGCGTTGGCGACGTCTTCGATTGCCGCCGTGGTCGCCTGGATCGGTCTGGGCGATGAGCATCAGTATTCGGTTCCGCAGCTGCTGCTGAGCACGCCTCTGGTCGTCTGGTCGGCGCTGTGCGGTCCCATTTTCGGGCTGGCGGCGTGGGGCTTCACGCAACTGACCACCCGCGCCCGCGCTCATGCGCCGAAGGACTGGCGACTGCCGGTTCTGGCGCTCATCAACTTTGCCATCATCGGTGTGCTGGCCATTGAGTTTCCGCAATTGCTCGGCAATGGCAAGGGCCCGGCGGGTCTGTCGTTCAATAGCGAGCTGACCATCGGGCTGGCGGCCGTACTGCTGGTTCTGAAGGTTGCTATAACAGCCGGCAGTCTGCGTGCCGGTGCCGAAGGCGGTCTGCTGACGCCGGGGCTCGCGAACGGCGCATTGCTCGCGATCGTGCTTGGCGGGATATGGAACATGATCTGGCCGGGCACGTCTTCGGGGGCTTTTGCGATTGTCGGCGCGGGGGCGTTTCTGGCCGCATCGATGCAGATGCCGTTGACGGCGGTCGTGCTGATTCTCGAGTTCACTCGTGTGAGCCATGACTTTCTTGTTCCCATCCTGCTCGCGGTGGCTGGCTCCGTGTCGACCTTCAAGCTGCTGGCGACCGTATGGGCGGCGCGCAACGTGCCGGCCGCGGCGTCGGCGAAGCCGGCGGGCGCGGTGATGGCGAGGTCGGCGGGCGAGGGCTAA
- a CDS encoding methyl-accepting chemotaxis protein yields MLKNLSIRASLNLMIALFGILLAVGAAVGLLSMRDGNESLRQMYTVDTPAVADLEGDSVKLLNARLALATYASLAELKDQAGQDAVLGRLSTYLQASNDYLSHYLSHAGHGDEEQALVKDMQDKRAAFLHQGLEPALAAIKSGDTQAFVQLQAHVMPKLFNVYSTAMAALINAQLDRGARRYQDAENRFHMVSVTVAAGLVAALLLALGGRMMLMRAIVDPVNAAIGYFNRIAEGDLTGRIVATGANEMSKLTAALQKMQDSLRAAITSVRGGTESINVGVNEIAAGNADLSQRTEEQAASLEQTAASIEELTSTVKQTAENARQASQLAQSASGLAVKGGELTQQVVGTMQNIVGDSHKIADIVGVIEGIAFQTNILALNAAVEAARAGEQGRGFAVVASEVRALAQRSAGAAKEIKGLIAESTSRVQSGSELVDQSGTTITEIVQSIARVSSIMNEIAAASAEQSVGIDQVNLAVAQMDEVTQQNAALVEEASAAAQSMAGQARTLSDAVAVFRVAETGTSTVSRAVAPHIASQSASRRPAVAVRTPPARTTKAKPSPAAAADRPTAIVADTSAADWEKF; encoded by the coding sequence ATGTTGAAAAACCTGTCGATTCGCGCCAGCCTTAACCTTATGATCGCGTTGTTCGGGATCCTGCTGGCGGTAGGGGCTGCGGTCGGGCTTTTATCAATGCGTGATGGCAATGAATCCTTGCGCCAGATGTACACCGTCGATACGCCTGCCGTGGCTGACCTCGAGGGCGATTCCGTCAAGTTGCTGAACGCACGGCTCGCGCTTGCGACCTACGCGTCGCTTGCCGAACTGAAGGATCAGGCTGGCCAGGACGCCGTGCTGGGCCGCTTAAGTACCTACCTGCAGGCCTCCAACGATTACCTGTCGCACTATTTGAGCCATGCAGGCCATGGCGATGAGGAGCAGGCCCTCGTCAAGGACATGCAGGACAAGCGTGCCGCGTTCCTGCATCAGGGCCTGGAGCCAGCTCTCGCCGCGATCAAATCCGGCGACACGCAAGCCTTCGTGCAACTTCAGGCGCACGTCATGCCAAAACTGTTCAACGTGTATTCGACGGCGATGGCGGCGCTCATCAATGCGCAACTCGATCGCGGTGCGCGTCGCTACCAGGATGCGGAAAACCGCTTCCACATGGTCAGCGTGACGGTCGCCGCCGGTCTCGTAGCCGCACTGCTGCTCGCCTTGGGCGGCCGCATGATGCTGATGCGCGCGATCGTCGATCCGGTCAACGCGGCGATCGGGTATTTCAACCGTATCGCCGAGGGCGACCTGACGGGCCGGATCGTCGCGACGGGCGCCAACGAGATGAGCAAGCTCACGGCCGCGTTGCAGAAGATGCAGGATTCGCTGCGTGCAGCGATCACCTCCGTGCGGGGTGGCACCGAATCGATCAATGTTGGGGTGAACGAAATTGCCGCGGGCAACGCCGACCTGTCGCAACGCACGGAAGAGCAGGCAGCATCGCTCGAGCAAACGGCTGCGAGCATCGAAGAACTGACCTCGACGGTCAAACAGACCGCGGAGAACGCCAGGCAGGCGAGCCAGCTCGCGCAGAGCGCATCCGGGCTGGCCGTGAAAGGCGGTGAGCTGACGCAGCAGGTGGTGGGCACGATGCAGAACATCGTCGGTGATTCGCACAAGATCGCCGACATCGTCGGGGTGATCGAAGGCATCGCCTTTCAGACCAATATTCTGGCGTTGAACGCAGCGGTGGAAGCCGCCCGCGCGGGCGAGCAGGGACGTGGCTTCGCGGTGGTCGCGAGCGAGGTGCGTGCGCTCGCGCAGCGCAGCGCCGGCGCCGCCAAGGAGATCAAAGGATTGATCGCCGAGTCGACCTCCCGGGTGCAGTCGGGCTCCGAGCTGGTCGACCAGTCAGGCACGACGATTACCGAGATCGTCCAGTCGATCGCACGCGTGAGTTCGATCATGAACGAGATCGCGGCGGCTTCAGCCGAGCAGAGCGTGGGCATCGATCAGGTCAACCTGGCCGTCGCGCAGATGGACGAGGTGACCCAGCAGAACGCGGCATTGGTCGAAGAAGCGTCGGCCGCTGCGCAATCGATGGCTGGACAGGCTCGCACACTCAGCGACGCAGTAGCGGTGTTCAGGGTCGCCGAGACGGGCACTTCGACGGTGTCGCGAGCCGTGGCTCCGCACATTGCCTCGCAAAGCGCATCACGCCGGCCTGCGGTGGCCGTTCGCACGCCGCCAGCCCGTACAACGAAGGCAAAGCCGTCACCTGCCGCCGCCGCAGACAGGCCGACGGCCATCGTGGCGGATACCAGTGCTGCGGACTGGGAGAAATTCTGA
- a CDS encoding acyltransferase family protein produces the protein MTATQPASILSESNTEGEKSRSKILGLECIRFVSALAILVWHYKHFSYLGSEPVEFSPSTQPLYSLLLPIYRYGYLGVQIFWCISGYIFFWKYGEAIATGSISGWNFFVYRLSRLYPLHFVTLLAVALLQYAYFRKSGVYFVYQNNNFREFFLQIFMASSWIGTAPVGFNGPIWSISVEILIYFIFYAFLRIFLNNIFLSGMVVVATAVAMGFGVSSPVLQCLALFYAGGVLTMAGPFMRRHRTAAGASFFVVIAMIAGWHFLNSRPELEIQPKFFLMAATLSCVYFMSEYFNPPARIRGAIETAGNMTYSSYLLHFPIQLCIMLVCRETGVAVPYWSVWFFLGFIAVTLVSSKYAFAMIERPAQAFIRRRLASHHRIKPMQAEDAPI, from the coding sequence ATGACGGCCACCCAACCCGCCAGCATCCTCTCTGAAAGCAACACCGAAGGCGAAAAATCACGGAGCAAAATATTAGGTCTCGAATGCATACGATTTGTATCTGCACTCGCGATTCTTGTCTGGCATTACAAACACTTTTCATATCTTGGCAGCGAGCCCGTTGAATTTTCGCCGTCGACCCAACCGCTCTATTCTTTATTGCTCCCGATATATCGATATGGATACCTTGGGGTCCAGATATTCTGGTGCATAAGCGGCTATATTTTCTTCTGGAAATACGGTGAGGCGATAGCAACGGGATCGATTTCAGGATGGAATTTCTTTGTCTACAGACTATCCCGCCTTTATCCTCTCCACTTCGTCACCCTTCTGGCTGTAGCGCTTCTGCAGTACGCTTACTTCCGGAAAAGCGGCGTTTATTTTGTTTATCAGAACAATAATTTTAGGGAATTCTTTCTCCAGATCTTCATGGCGAGCAGCTGGATCGGTACGGCTCCAGTTGGATTTAACGGTCCGATCTGGTCGATTTCAGTGGAAATCTTGATATATTTTATATTCTATGCATTTTTGCGAATTTTTTTAAATAACATCTTTCTCTCTGGAATGGTGGTGGTTGCAACTGCCGTTGCAATGGGCTTCGGCGTGTCAAGCCCAGTACTTCAGTGCCTGGCCCTGTTCTATGCCGGCGGGGTGCTGACGATGGCGGGTCCGTTTATGCGGAGACACCGAACGGCGGCGGGAGCTTCTTTTTTTGTGGTCATTGCAATGATAGCCGGTTGGCATTTCCTTAACAGCAGACCCGAACTTGAAATTCAGCCAAAATTTTTCCTGATGGCGGCAACCCTATCCTGCGTATATTTTATGTCGGAATATTTCAATCCTCCGGCGAGGATTCGCGGCGCTATTGAAACAGCGGGGAATATGACATATTCCAGCTATCTGCTTCACTTCCCTATCCAGCTATGCATTATGCTGGTCTGTCGCGAAACTGGCGTGGCTGTGCCCTATTGGAGCGTCTGGTTCTTTCTCGGGTTTATTGCCGTAACCCTGGTGTCTTCAAAATATGCTTTCGCGATGATTGAAAGACCTGCCCAGGCATTCATACGAAGACGGCTAGCGAGTCACCATAGAATTAAACCCATGCAAGCCGAAGATGCACCAATATGA
- a CDS encoding TetR/AcrR family transcriptional regulator yields MAVRTTGRHTGDTKSRILDAAETLFIECGYEAMSLRQITSRAEVNLAAVNYHFGSKEALIHAMLSRRLDRLNQERVKLLERFDGMLGPRLTCEHVLGAMFIPALRLSRDPRVGGKAFLRLLGRAYTDPSSFIRDFLNGHYALVAERFFAAFQRALPHLPRDELGWRLHFAIGALSGVLAGTDTDSLITEFSQGKSMNDLQLIARLASLMVAALKAPLPDATQLAAFAAVLGDATDGTGDGQDSGSGCNAAAALGATEPEALSREPERLGGGLSGGLSGSLRHVAHGAA; encoded by the coding sequence ATGGCAGTTCGTACGACAGGCCGGCACACCGGCGACACGAAGTCTCGCATCCTCGATGCCGCAGAAACGCTGTTCATTGAATGCGGTTACGAGGCCATGTCGCTGCGTCAGATTACCTCGCGCGCCGAGGTCAATCTCGCAGCGGTCAACTATCACTTCGGCAGCAAGGAAGCGCTGATTCACGCGATGCTCTCGCGTCGCCTCGACCGCCTCAACCAGGAACGGGTCAAGCTGCTCGAGCGTTTCGACGGCATGCTCGGTCCCCGGCTTACCTGCGAGCACGTGCTGGGCGCGATGTTCATTCCGGCGTTGCGGCTGTCGCGCGATCCGCGGGTGGGCGGTAAGGCGTTCCTGCGTCTGCTCGGACGCGCGTACACCGATCCGTCGTCGTTCATTCGCGACTTTCTGAATGGACACTACGCCCTGGTGGCGGAGCGTTTCTTTGCAGCGTTCCAGCGCGCGCTGCCGCATCTGCCGCGCGACGAACTCGGCTGGCGCCTGCACTTTGCGATCGGCGCGCTCTCCGGCGTACTGGCGGGCACCGATACCGACAGCCTGATCACGGAGTTCTCGCAAGGCAAGTCGATGAACGATCTGCAACTGATCGCGCGCCTCGCCTCGCTGATGGTCGCCGCGCTCAAGGCGCCGCTACCCGATGCGACCCAGCTGGCCGCCTTCGCGGCCGTACTGGGCGATGCCACCGACGGTACGGGCGACGGTCAGGACAGTGGCAGCGGCTGCAACGCAGCGGCTGCGCTGGGCGCCACCGAACCCGAGGCGCTGTCACGTGAACCGGAACGCCTGGGCGGTGGACTGAGTGGCGGCCTGAGCGGTTCATTGCGGCACGTCGCGCACGGCGCAGCCTGA
- a CDS encoding acyl-CoA dehydrogenase: MSWFFLVLVLAAAALVYVQARASWWLAFLIVWVAAAHLSGAAGPVATAILAIVFVLPALVLTLKPLRRAWISKPVLEIFRKILPEMSPTERDAIEAGTVWWDAALFSGRPHWDTLLGHGPAKLTAEEQSFLDVECQHLCDLANDWETTAVWQDLSPQTWQYIKERGFLGMIIPKQYGGKQFSAYAHSQVIMKLATRCSAAAVSVMVPNSLGPAELLMHYGTEEQKNHYLPRLARGIEIPCFALTSPYAGSDAAAIPDVGIVCKGTFEGRETLGFRVTWDKRYITLGPIATVLGLAFRALDPDHLLGSTDEPGITCALIPTSHPGVNIGRRHWPLNAVFQNGPNSGKDVFIPIDWVIGGRDQVGNGWRMLMECLAAGRAISLPSSNVGMAKIAVRGTGAYAAVRRQFRTAVGKFEGVQEALGRMGGNLYVMDAARRLSAHAVDLGEKPSVISAIAKYHVTERARKVINDGMDVTAGKGICMGPSNFLARAYQQVPVSITVEGANILTRCLIIFGQGAIRCHPYVLKEMAATREADRGKALREFDEAFFGHVSFTLSNVVRSFIYGITAGAFIRRPQRAYAPLVPYYRAATRISTVFALLADVSMFVLGGDLKRRERISGRLGDVLSQLYLISATLKRFEDEGRQESDLPLVRWGVEDALHQAQEAIDGVLVNYPNRLAAGLVRLLAFPFGLPHRAPSDTLGTAIAELMQTPGAARERLVSDSYVPHPDVDPLGYGELLFALSPSIDAIDRKLRDAVKQGLLAPMPQSLAHLAEWTANAQQQGLLDTDERRVLDDYARYGAEVIKVDDFEPDFGMLEALQRRKEALEKAMQLAA, translated from the coding sequence ATGTCATGGTTCTTCTTAGTGCTGGTTCTCGCCGCTGCGGCACTCGTCTATGTGCAGGCCCGCGCCTCGTGGTGGCTTGCCTTCCTGATCGTATGGGTCGCCGCCGCGCATCTGAGCGGCGCGGCGGGGCCGGTTGCTACGGCTATCCTCGCCATCGTGTTCGTGCTGCCCGCGCTTGTTCTCACGCTCAAGCCGTTGCGGCGTGCCTGGATCTCGAAGCCGGTGCTCGAGATCTTTCGCAAGATCCTGCCGGAGATGTCGCCGACCGAGCGCGATGCCATCGAAGCAGGGACGGTCTGGTGGGACGCTGCACTCTTCTCCGGACGCCCGCATTGGGACACCCTGCTTGGGCACGGCCCCGCGAAACTCACCGCTGAAGAGCAGTCGTTTCTCGACGTCGAATGCCAGCATCTGTGCGATCTCGCCAACGACTGGGAAACCACCGCTGTCTGGCAAGACCTGTCGCCGCAAACCTGGCAATACATCAAGGAGCGCGGCTTCCTCGGCATGATCATTCCGAAGCAGTACGGCGGCAAGCAGTTCTCCGCTTACGCGCATTCGCAGGTCATCATGAAGCTTGCCACGCGTTGCTCGGCCGCCGCCGTTTCGGTGATGGTGCCGAACTCGCTCGGGCCGGCCGAACTGCTGATGCACTACGGCACGGAAGAGCAGAAGAACCACTACCTGCCGCGTCTCGCGCGCGGCATCGAAATCCCCTGCTTCGCGTTGACGAGTCCTTACGCGGGTTCGGATGCCGCGGCAATTCCCGATGTGGGCATCGTCTGCAAGGGCACCTTTGAAGGTCGCGAGACGCTCGGCTTTCGCGTCACCTGGGACAAGCGCTACATCACGCTCGGACCGATTGCGACCGTGCTGGGCCTCGCGTTCCGTGCGCTCGATCCCGATCATCTGCTCGGTTCTACTGATGAACCCGGCATCACCTGCGCGCTGATTCCGACCAGTCATCCTGGCGTCAACATCGGCCGCCGTCACTGGCCGCTCAACGCCGTGTTCCAGAACGGTCCGAACTCGGGCAAGGACGTCTTCATACCGATCGACTGGGTGATCGGCGGACGCGATCAGGTCGGCAACGGCTGGCGCATGCTGATGGAATGCCTCGCCGCGGGCCGCGCGATCTCGCTGCCGTCATCGAATGTCGGCATGGCGAAGATCGCCGTGCGCGGTACCGGTGCCTACGCCGCCGTGCGCCGCCAGTTCCGCACCGCGGTCGGCAAGTTCGAAGGAGTACAGGAAGCGCTCGGCCGCATGGGCGGCAACCTGTACGTCATGGACGCGGCACGGCGACTCTCCGCGCACGCAGTCGATCTCGGCGAAAAACCTTCGGTGATCTCGGCGATCGCGAAGTATCACGTCACCGAGCGCGCCCGCAAGGTCATCAACGACGGCATGGACGTCACCGCCGGCAAGGGCATCTGCATGGGACCGTCGAACTTTCTCGCGCGTGCCTACCAGCAGGTGCCGGTGTCGATCACCGTCGAAGGGGCGAACATTCTCACGCGCTGCCTGATCATCTTCGGCCAGGGCGCCATCCGCTGCCACCCGTATGTGCTCAAGGAAATGGCTGCGACGCGCGAAGCAGACCGCGGCAAAGCGCTGCGCGAATTCGATGAAGCGTTCTTCGGGCATGTCAGCTTTACGCTGTCGAACGTCGTGCGCAGCTTCATCTATGGCATCACGGCCGGCGCATTCATCAGGAGACCGCAGCGTGCGTATGCGCCGCTGGTCCCCTACTATCGCGCAGCCACGCGTATCTCCACGGTGTTCGCGCTGCTCGCCGACGTATCGATGTTCGTGCTGGGCGGCGATCTGAAGCGGCGCGAGCGGATTTCCGGCCGGCTGGGCGACGTGCTGTCGCAGCTCTATCTGATCTCGGCGACACTCAAGCGCTTTGAGGACGAAGGCCGTCAGGAAAGCGACCTGCCGCTCGTGCGCTGGGGCGTCGAGGATGCATTGCATCAGGCGCAGGAGGCTATCGACGGCGTGCTGGTTAACTATCCGAACCGTCTCGCCGCGGGTCTCGTGCGTCTGCTGGCGTTTCCGTTCGGCCTGCCACATCGTGCGCCTTCCGACACGCTCGGAACGGCAATCGCCGAGCTGATGCAAACGCCGGGCGCAGCGCGTGAACGGCTGGTATCCGACTCCTATGTGCCGCATCCTGACGTCGACCCGCTCGGGTACGGCGAACTGCTGTTCGCGCTGAGTCCGAGTATCGACGCCATCGATCGCAAGCTGCGCGATGCGGTCAAGCAGGGCCTGCTCGCGCCGATGCCGCAAAGCCTCGCCCATCTCGCGGAGTGGACCGCCAATGCCCAACAGCAGGGTCTGCTCGACACCGACGAGCGGCGAGTGCTCGACGACTATGCCCGCTATGGCGCCGAGGTCATCAAGGTGGACGACTTCGAACCGGACTTCGGCATGCTCGAAGCGCTGCAGCGGCGCAAGGAGGCACTGGAAAAAGCGATGCAGCTTGCAGCCTGA
- a CDS encoding MFS transporter encodes MSWTREQKNVTIAAYLGWTLDAFDFFLMVFILKDIASEFGTDVKTVAFGITLSLMMRPVGALIFGWLADKFGRRPTLMVNIACYSLLELLSGFSPNLTTLLVLRALFGIAMGGEWGVGGALTMETVPAKSRGIVSGLLQAGYPSGYLLASVVFGVLYQYIGWRGMFMVGVLPALLVLYVRAHVPESPAFKTLEKRARPGLLATLKKNVTLSIYSIILMTAFNFFSHGSQDLYPTFLREQHHFDAHTVSLISIVLNIGAICGGLFFGFFSEKIGRKRAIFIAALIALPVLPLWAFSTTPVLLAVGAFLMQISVQGAWGVIPVHLNEISPDEIRATFPGLVYQLGNLLASVNAPLQAGLAEKHGNNYALVMAVVIGIVAVAIAVLIPFSRERRGIDMTQSAKEVAAV; translated from the coding sequence ATGAGTTGGACTCGGGAACAGAAAAACGTCACTATCGCCGCCTATCTCGGGTGGACGCTCGATGCATTCGATTTCTTTCTGATGGTGTTCATCCTGAAAGATATCGCGAGCGAATTCGGTACGGACGTCAAAACCGTAGCCTTTGGCATCACGTTGAGTCTCATGATGCGCCCAGTCGGCGCACTCATCTTTGGCTGGCTCGCCGATAAATTCGGCCGCCGCCCCACGCTGATGGTCAACATCGCGTGCTATTCGTTGCTTGAACTGCTGTCCGGCTTCTCCCCCAACCTCACCACACTGCTCGTGCTGCGCGCGCTGTTCGGTATCGCCATGGGCGGCGAATGGGGCGTGGGCGGCGCACTGACCATGGAAACCGTGCCGGCCAAATCGCGCGGCATCGTCTCCGGTCTGCTGCAGGCCGGTTATCCCAGCGGCTATCTGCTCGCCTCGGTCGTGTTCGGCGTGCTGTATCAATACATCGGCTGGCGCGGCATGTTCATGGTCGGCGTGCTGCCTGCACTGCTGGTGCTTTATGTGCGCGCGCACGTGCCTGAGTCGCCGGCGTTCAAAACGCTGGAAAAGCGCGCAAGGCCAGGGCTGCTTGCAACGCTGAAGAAGAACGTCACGCTGTCGATCTACTCGATCATCCTGATGACCGCGTTCAATTTCTTCTCGCACGGCTCACAGGATCTGTACCCAACCTTCCTGCGCGAACAGCATCATTTCGATGCGCATACGGTCTCGCTGATCTCCATCGTGCTGAATATCGGCGCGATCTGCGGGGGCCTCTTCTTCGGCTTCTTCTCCGAGAAAATCGGCCGCAAGCGCGCGATCTTTATCGCAGCACTGATCGCACTGCCGGTTCTGCCGCTGTGGGCGTTCTCGACCACGCCGGTGCTACTGGCGGTCGGCGCGTTCCTGATGCAGATTTCGGTGCAAGGCGCCTGGGGTGTGATCCCGGTCCACCTGAACGAAATCTCGCCGGATGAAATCCGCGCCACCTTCCCGGGCCTCGTGTACCAGCTCGGCAACCTGCTCGCTTCGGTCAACGCGCCGCTGCAGGCAGGCCTCGCCGAGAAACACGGCAACAACTATGCGCTCGTCATGGCCGTGGTGATCGGTATCGTCGCCGTGGCAATTGCGGTACTTATTCCGTTTAGTCGTGAACGTCGAGGCATAGATATGACACAATCTGCCAAAGAGGTTGCAGCGGTTTAG
- a CDS encoding 2-keto-3-deoxygluconate permease has translation MRIYQFINKVPGGLMVVPLFIGMLINTFCPNALKIGGFTQALTNQGYPTVLAMYLFTVGTKMTLRAAPGMLKRGFGILLSKVGIAVLIALAISHFFHGNFLGLSTLAVLAAMNDTNGGMFLALTSTFGSKEDSGTYVAQSIETGPFVTMIVLVGAGLANIPWLTMLSVIAPIFAGAILGNLDSELRDFFGRHEPLIVPFMAFTLGQGINLKAVFTAGVPGIVLGVAVFVVTGIVCIFADRLLGGSGVAGAAASSTAGNATGTPQAIALADHSYAAIAPAATIQVAASVIVTAVLTPILTAWVFRKQQKKQLQPDAQIDRENRESQADEDHYPPPIGANE, from the coding sequence ATGCGTATTTACCAGTTCATCAATAAGGTGCCGGGCGGGCTAATGGTGGTTCCGCTGTTTATCGGCATGCTGATCAATACATTCTGTCCGAACGCTTTAAAAATCGGCGGCTTTACCCAGGCGCTGACTAATCAGGGATATCCAACTGTCCTTGCGATGTATCTGTTCACGGTCGGCACCAAGATGACCTTGCGAGCGGCCCCCGGCATGCTCAAACGCGGTTTCGGCATTCTGCTTTCGAAGGTGGGTATCGCGGTTCTGATTGCACTCGCCATCTCGCATTTCTTTCACGGTAATTTTCTGGGACTCAGCACGCTCGCGGTGCTGGCCGCCATGAACGACACCAATGGCGGTATGTTCCTCGCGCTGACAAGCACCTTTGGCAGCAAGGAAGATTCCGGCACGTATGTCGCGCAAAGCATCGAGACGGGTCCGTTCGTGACGATGATCGTCCTTGTCGGCGCCGGCCTCGCCAATATCCCGTGGCTGACCATGCTATCGGTTATCGCGCCGATTTTCGCCGGCGCGATTCTTGGTAATCTCGACAGCGAACTGCGTGATTTCTTTGGCAGGCATGAACCGCTGATCGTGCCGTTCATGGCCTTCACGCTTGGACAGGGGATCAATCTCAAAGCGGTATTTACGGCAGGTGTGCCAGGCATCGTGCTGGGCGTGGCCGTCTTTGTCGTGACCGGCATCGTCTGCATCTTCGCGGACCGTTTGCTGGGCGGCTCCGGCGTGGCGGGCGCCGCCGCGTCGAGCACGGCAGGCAATGCAACCGGCACGCCGCAGGCGATCGCGCTGGCGGACCACTCCTATGCGGCGATCGCGCCGGCTGCAACCATCCAGGTGGCGGCATCGGTGATCGTGACGGCCGTGCTTACGCCGATTCTGACTGCCTGGGTATTCCGGAAACAACAAAAGAAACAGCTGCAGCCGGACGCACAGATCGATCGCGAGAACCGCGAATCGCAAGCCGACGAAGATCACTATCCGCCGCCAATCGGTGCAAATGAGTGA